Proteins encoded within one genomic window of Desulfovibrio desulfuricans:
- a CDS encoding DNA-3-methyladenine glycosylase family protein, whose protein sequence is MPQYFIYGQKEIDFLSRKDKRLASAMERIGPIQREVRPDLFDALMHSIVGQQIATKAQQTVWARLVLALGEVTPETIEGAETATLQGVGLSFRKVAYMKAAARKVLLGELDVEALRLMDDASLCATLCALDGVGVWTAEMLMLFSLQRPDVLSFGDLAILRGLRMLYRHREVSRDRFEIYRRRYSPYGSAASLYLWAIAGGALPDLSDPAASRR, encoded by the coding sequence ATGCCCCAGTATTTTATCTACGGCCAAAAAGAAATCGACTTTCTCTCCCGCAAAGACAAACGTCTGGCCTCAGCCATGGAACGCATAGGCCCCATACAGCGGGAGGTGCGGCCAGACCTCTTTGACGCGCTCATGCACTCCATAGTCGGGCAGCAGATTGCCACCAAGGCGCAGCAGACCGTGTGGGCGCGGCTTGTGCTTGCCCTTGGCGAAGTGACGCCTGAAACCATAGAAGGCGCTGAAACTGCCACGTTGCAGGGAGTGGGGCTATCCTTCCGCAAGGTTGCGTATATGAAGGCAGCCGCGCGCAAGGTACTGCTGGGAGAGCTGGATGTGGAGGCCCTGAGGCTCATGGACGATGCCAGCCTCTGCGCCACCCTGTGCGCGCTGGACGGGGTTGGCGTTTGGACAGCGGAAATGCTCATGCTGTTTTCACTCCAGCGGCCTGATGTTCTCAGTTTTGGCGACCTAGCCATTCTGCGGGGCTTGCGCATGCTCTATCGGCACCGGGAAGTCAGCCGCGACCGCTTTGAAATCTATCGCCGGCGCTACAGTCCTTATGGTTCGGCCGCAAGCCTGTATCTGTGGGCCATAGCGGGCGGGGCTTTGCCTGATCTTTCCGATCCGGCGGCCTCAAGGCGCTGA
- a CDS encoding glycine cleavage system protein R, which translates to MQKFTASFLGRDCPGVVATVSRILEDSGCNIEEVTQTILSGEFAAIFVVAAPEENAETLRAKLSAGLESAKVDLSVLVRPAIKGQWGTDLHCEPFVVTADGPDKPGLIAAMSRVFAQHGVNIESLKAILGEGGNNHALFVFEVMVPDSVDMGRLRRELDCEGQKRDLRVSAQHRDIFEAVHRVNSF; encoded by the coding sequence ATGCAAAAATTTACAGCCTCCTTTCTGGGGCGCGACTGCCCCGGCGTGGTGGCCACTGTCAGCCGCATTCTCGAAGACAGCGGCTGCAACATCGAAGAAGTGACCCAGACCATCCTCTCCGGCGAGTTTGCTGCTATCTTTGTTGTTGCAGCGCCGGAAGAAAACGCGGAAACCCTGCGCGCCAAGCTGAGCGCCGGGCTGGAATCCGCCAAGGTTGATCTTTCCGTCCTCGTGCGGCCCGCCATCAAGGGGCAGTGGGGCACAGACCTGCACTGCGAACCCTTTGTGGTCACTGCCGACGGGCCGGACAAGCCCGGTCTTATCGCCGCCATGAGCCGCGTGTTTGCCCAGCACGGCGTGAACATTGAGAGTCTCAAGGCCATTCTGGGCGAGGGCGGCAACAACCATGCGCTTTTTGTGTTTGAGGTCATGGTGCCTGACAGCGTTGACATGGGCCGCCTGCGCCGCGAGCTTGACTGCGAAGGGCAGAAGCGCGACCTGCGCGTCAGCGCCCAGCACAGGGATATTTTTGAGGCTGTGCATCGGGTGAATTCTTTTTAG
- a CDS encoding sulfite exporter TauE/SafE family protein, translating into MDYLQGMVDNVLDFSLVTYAVGIAAAFGGGFIDSIAGGGGLITMPALLLSGVPPHQSLGVNKVSACLGTTVALGNFARSNLVLWRVALAGIIFSLVGSWAGSRLALLLDAAVLGKVLVALLPIGMCATLLPKKEHKQTPLPHSGPHFWIPVAFVCLLIGGYDGFFGPGTGSFLILAFHWILRMGLMEASATSKVLNLASNFAGAVVFIVNGVVVWSLALPMAAACCLGNWMGSRLAIRVGPAAVRRFLTISLSLLLLTLVWQYFLAPSTH; encoded by the coding sequence GTGGATTATCTTCAAGGAATGGTAGACAACGTGTTGGATTTCAGCCTGGTTACATACGCCGTTGGCATAGCCGCGGCATTCGGGGGCGGATTTATTGACTCCATCGCTGGCGGCGGCGGGCTTATTACCATGCCCGCCCTGCTGCTTTCCGGCGTACCGCCGCATCAGTCTTTGGGCGTCAACAAGGTCAGCGCCTGCCTTGGCACCACGGTTGCCCTTGGCAACTTTGCCCGCAGCAATCTGGTATTGTGGCGGGTAGCCCTGGCGGGCATTATTTTCTCGCTGGTTGGTTCGTGGGCCGGGTCACGGCTTGCCCTGCTGCTGGACGCGGCTGTTCTTGGCAAGGTGCTGGTGGCCTTGCTGCCCATAGGCATGTGCGCAACCCTGCTGCCCAAGAAAGAACACAAGCAGACGCCACTGCCGCACTCCGGCCCCCACTTCTGGATTCCCGTGGCCTTTGTATGCCTTCTCATTGGCGGCTATGACGGATTTTTCGGCCCAGGCACCGGGAGTTTTCTTATCCTGGCCTTTCACTGGATTCTGCGCATGGGGTTGATGGAAGCCTCCGCAACCTCCAAGGTGCTCAACCTTGCCTCAAACTTTGCCGGAGCCGTGGTTTTCATCGTCAACGGCGTGGTGGTGTGGAGTCTGGCCCTGCCAATGGCCGCGGCCTGCTGCCTGGGCAACTGGATGGGAAGCCGCCTGGCTATTCGCGTAGGGCCTGCGGCTGTGCGCCGCTTTTTGACCATTTCGCTCAGCCTCCTGCTGCTGACCCTTGTATGGCAGTATTTTCTGGCTCCGAGCACGCACTAG
- a CDS encoding DMT family protein, producing the protein MQIPIPVSTVGLLFCSNLFMTFAWYGHLRYRSTALPLVIITSWAIAFFEYVLQVPANRIGYGYFSAAELKTIQEVISLTVFMGFSAFWLHEPLRWNHLVGFALIVLAAWIIFKEW; encoded by the coding sequence ATGCAGATACCAATTCCCGTCAGCACCGTGGGCCTGCTGTTTTGCTCCAATCTTTTCATGACGTTTGCCTGGTACGGACACCTGCGCTACAGGAGTACAGCCCTGCCGCTGGTTATCATCACGAGCTGGGCCATCGCTTTTTTTGAATATGTTTTGCAAGTGCCCGCCAACAGGATAGGCTACGGATATTTTTCGGCGGCAGAACTGAAAACCATTCAGGAAGTCATCTCCCTGACTGTCTTCATGGGCTTTTCCGCTTTTTGGCTGCACGAGCCTTTGCGTTGGAACCACCTTGTGGGTTTTGCGCTCATTGTGCTGGCAGCGTGGATTATCTTCAAGGAATGGTAG
- a CDS encoding PFL family protein, with amino-acid sequence MLSEREVISTLNMLRNEHLDVRTVTLGVSLFDCVSHDLDLFTANVKAKLRRYASQLVSVCNEVGDKYGIPVVNKRISVSPIAVVGAPFGPDGMVRVCKALDEAAKEAGVDFLGGFSALVEKGFAKGDRALIEALPQALAETDRICSSINVASSRSGINMDAVALMGQQILKVAEATAERGGIGCAKLVVFANIPQDVPFMAGAYLGVGEPDVVINVGVSGPGVVKKALDRAREAGHNGKGGRLTLLDMAEVIKRTAYKVTRVGEMIGTEVATRLGLPFGVADLSLAPTPAVGDSVGEIFQSMGLSSIGAPGTTAVLAMLNDAVKKGGAFASSSVGGLSGAFIPVSEDSSIEAAATSGLLSLEKLEAMTSVCSVGLDMIAIPGDTAASTISGIIADEMAIGVINTKTTAVRLIPVPGKGVGEEVSFGGLLGKAAIIPVPKGDATDFIGLGGRIPAPIHSLKN; translated from the coding sequence ATGCTTTCAGAACGCGAAGTTATAAGCACCCTGAACATGCTCCGCAACGAGCATCTTGACGTGCGCACAGTCACCCTTGGCGTGAGCCTGTTTGACTGCGTCAGCCACGACCTTGATCTTTTTACCGCCAACGTTAAGGCCAAGCTGCGCCGCTACGCCTCGCAGCTCGTGAGCGTGTGCAACGAAGTGGGCGACAAATACGGCATCCCCGTGGTGAACAAACGCATCAGCGTGAGCCCCATTGCCGTGGTGGGCGCGCCCTTTGGCCCGGATGGCATGGTGCGCGTGTGCAAGGCCCTTGACGAGGCGGCCAAGGAAGCTGGCGTTGATTTCCTGGGCGGTTTTTCTGCTTTGGTGGAAAAGGGCTTTGCCAAGGGCGACCGCGCCCTGATTGAGGCGCTGCCCCAGGCACTGGCCGAAACCGACCGCATCTGCTCATCCATCAACGTGGCTTCGTCGCGCAGCGGCATCAATATGGATGCTGTGGCCCTCATGGGTCAACAGATCCTCAAGGTGGCCGAAGCCACCGCCGAACGCGGCGGCATCGGCTGCGCAAAGCTGGTGGTTTTTGCCAATATTCCGCAGGATGTTCCCTTCATGGCTGGCGCTTACCTTGGCGTGGGCGAGCCTGACGTTGTTATCAACGTGGGTGTTTCCGGCCCCGGCGTGGTCAAAAAAGCCCTGGATCGCGCCCGCGAAGCCGGGCACAACGGCAAGGGCGGCCGCCTTACCCTGCTGGACATGGCCGAAGTCATCAAGCGCACGGCCTACAAGGTGACGCGCGTGGGCGAAATGATCGGTACCGAAGTGGCCACCCGTCTGGGCCTGCCCTTTGGCGTGGCCGACCTTTCCCTGGCTCCCACGCCTGCGGTGGGCGACTCTGTGGGCGAAATTTTCCAAAGTATGGGCCTTTCGAGCATTGGCGCGCCCGGCACCACTGCCGTGCTGGCCATGCTCAACGATGCGGTGAAAAAGGGCGGCGCGTTCGCCTCTTCGTCCGTGGGCGGTCTGTCCGGCGCGTTTATCCCCGTGTCGGAAGATTCCAGCATCGAGGCCGCGGCCACCTCCGGCCTGCTCAGCCTTGAAAAGCTGGAAGCCATGACCAGCGTGTGCTCTGTGGGGCTGGACATGATCGCCATCCCCGGCGACACGGCCGCTTCGACCATTTCCGGCATCATTGCCGACGAAATGGCCATCGGCGTCATCAACACCAAGACCACGGCTGTGCGCCTTATTCCCGTGCCCGGCAAGGGCGTTGGCGAAGAAGTGTCTTTTGGCGGCCTGCTCGGCAAGGCGGCCATTATCCCCGTGCCCAAGGGCGACGCCACGGACTTTATCGGGCTTGGCGGTCGCATTCCTGCGCCGATTCACAGCCTCAAAAACTAG
- the cmk gene encoding (d)CMP kinase — MSARLPVVTLDGPAGVGKTTLARRVAEGLGLSYLDTGAMFRCMALKLGAGAETLPEEELRTRCAEWTFTLSGLGQQSTLFCNGVAVRGEVRTEAVGMLAARIATVPVVREILRATQRAIGEQYPLVAEGRDMGTVVFPDARFKFFLDAAPEVRASRRLHDLESSGQKADLATLTEQIRQRDALDRNRAVAPLRPAQDSLIVDTSHLDIEGVLGVILHHINVHGGTQSLRSA, encoded by the coding sequence ATGAGTGCGCGGCTTCCTGTGGTGACGCTTGACGGCCCGGCAGGTGTGGGCAAAACCACGCTGGCCCGGCGTGTGGCCGAAGGGCTTGGCCTTTCCTACCTTGATACCGGGGCCATGTTCCGCTGTATGGCGCTCAAGCTGGGCGCCGGGGCGGAAACATTGCCGGAAGAAGAACTGCGCACCCGCTGCGCGGAGTGGACGTTCACCCTTTCGGGTCTTGGACAGCAGTCCACCCTGTTCTGCAACGGCGTGGCCGTGCGGGGCGAGGTACGCACCGAGGCCGTGGGCATGCTGGCGGCCCGCATAGCCACCGTGCCTGTGGTGCGTGAAATCCTGCGCGCCACCCAGCGCGCCATTGGCGAGCAGTACCCGCTGGTGGCAGAAGGACGCGACATGGGAACCGTGGTCTTTCCCGATGCGCGCTTCAAGTTTTTTCTGGATGCAGCGCCCGAGGTACGCGCCTCGCGCCGTCTGCACGACCTTGAATCCAGCGGGCAGAAGGCGGACCTCGCCACCCTGACCGAACAGATCCGCCAGCGCGACGCCCTTGACCGCAACCGCGCCGTGGCCCCCCTGCGCCCCGCGCAGGATTCGCTGATTGTGGACACGTCCCACCTTGACATTGAAGGGGTGCTTGGCGTCATCCTGCACCACATCAACGTGCATGGCGGTACGCAGAGCCTTCGCTCCGCCTGA
- a CDS encoding methyl-accepting chemotaxis protein: MKLGLLAKMGISILTPAIVGLMLVAGVCYKMSEEILREQIATDMNALLECQSIGLDAVFSGIEQGLQTMTENQRIKDQVEAYSRNKSDAFEGALFTRADQALDSFVTNNDMVSSAAIIAMDGTVLGYRVDKQQGKNKFVGANFSDREYFAKSKNGQPSVVGMVDATTGEVYTVLAMPLKLDGKNMAVLAAAIDNKILGKNTTDKIKIGQKGMVYAYDLQGRMVLNPDGAVLGRNDSKVSHVAALLQQKEGRTRFDNGKGEKGLYYKPLPHEGWILCVEFDRGEIFKPISDLLTNASLLTLACALIVGTMIFFSARGIVRMVGGISGVAEAVAGGRLETNDKERALFDAAEKRGDEFSTLAAGMRRMVQSIRHLLSESEHKTQAAQHATEEAEKATARAEEAARQAESAKREGMLTAAGQLEEVVSVISAASTELSAQIEQSDKSAVESAQRLAEAATAMNEMNATVQEVARNASAASAVSAETRANAESGANIVENALQSIGQVHKVSLALKGDMTTLNQHAQAITQIMNVISDIADQTNLLALNAAIEAARAGEAGRGFAVVADEVRKLAEKTMASTNDVGNAISAIQGSAGQSVAAMDKALAEVEKAAELAKQSGEALQGIVTKVEESADQVSAIATASEQQSATSDEINQSIVSVNEMSSQTAQAMGEASRAVSELARQAERMSELISEMKRG, from the coding sequence ATGAAACTCGGATTACTTGCGAAAATGGGAATTTCCATCCTCACTCCGGCAATAGTGGGGCTGATGCTTGTGGCAGGGGTTTGCTACAAGATGTCAGAAGAAATCCTGCGAGAGCAGATTGCCACAGATATGAATGCCCTGCTTGAGTGCCAGAGCATAGGGCTTGACGCGGTGTTTTCCGGGATAGAACAGGGCCTGCAAACCATGACCGAGAACCAGCGCATCAAGGATCAGGTGGAAGCCTACTCCCGCAACAAATCGGATGCCTTTGAGGGAGCCCTGTTTACGCGGGCAGACCAGGCTCTTGATTCTTTTGTGACCAATAACGACATGGTTTCTTCCGCCGCAATCATTGCCATGGACGGCACCGTGCTTGGGTACCGCGTTGATAAGCAACAGGGGAAGAACAAGTTCGTCGGCGCCAATTTTTCTGACAGGGAATACTTTGCAAAGAGCAAGAATGGCCAGCCCAGTGTCGTTGGCATGGTAGATGCCACCACTGGCGAGGTGTACACCGTGCTTGCCATGCCGCTCAAGCTGGACGGCAAAAACATGGCCGTGCTGGCAGCGGCAATCGACAATAAAATTCTGGGCAAAAATACCACTGATAAAATCAAGATCGGCCAGAAGGGCATGGTCTATGCCTACGACCTTCAGGGGCGTATGGTTCTGAACCCGGATGGAGCTGTTCTCGGGCGCAATGACAGCAAGGTGTCCCATGTGGCGGCCCTGTTGCAGCAAAAGGAAGGGCGTACCCGCTTTGACAATGGCAAGGGTGAAAAAGGGCTGTACTATAAGCCGCTGCCGCACGAAGGCTGGATTTTGTGCGTGGAATTTGACCGTGGCGAAATCTTCAAACCCATCAGCGACCTGCTGACCAACGCCAGCCTGCTTACTCTGGCCTGTGCGCTGATAGTCGGAACCATGATCTTTTTCTCGGCCCGGGGCATTGTGCGTATGGTGGGCGGTATTTCGGGCGTTGCCGAAGCCGTTGCCGGTGGTCGTCTTGAAACCAACGACAAAGAACGCGCTCTTTTTGATGCCGCTGAAAAGCGCGGTGACGAATTCAGCACGCTTGCGGCGGGCATGCGGCGCATGGTGCAAAGCATCCGGCACCTTTTGAGCGAAAGTGAACATAAAACCCAGGCCGCGCAGCACGCTACGGAAGAGGCGGAAAAAGCCACAGCCAGAGCCGAAGAAGCTGCGCGTCAGGCCGAGAGCGCCAAGCGCGAGGGCATGCTGACGGCAGCAGGGCAACTGGAAGAAGTGGTGAGCGTTATTTCCGCCGCTTCCACAGAACTTTCCGCACAGATCGAGCAGTCGGACAAGAGCGCCGTAGAATCCGCACAGCGCCTGGCCGAGGCCGCCACGGCCATGAATGAAATGAACGCCACCGTGCAGGAAGTTGCCCGTAATGCTTCCGCGGCTTCGGCTGTGTCTGCGGAAACGCGGGCCAATGCCGAAAGCGGTGCGAATATTGTGGAAAACGCCTTGCAGAGCATAGGGCAGGTGCACAAGGTTTCGCTGGCGCTCAAGGGCGACATGACCACGCTGAACCAGCATGCCCAGGCAATCACCCAGATTATGAACGTGATCTCGGACATCGCCGACCAGACCAATCTGCTGGCGCTCAATGCCGCCATTGAGGCCGCCCGCGCGGGCGAGGCCGGGCGCGGTTTTGCCGTGGTGGCCGATGAAGTGCGCAAGCTGGCAGAAAAAACCATGGCCTCCACCAATGATGTGGGCAATGCCATTTCTGCCATTCAGGGCAGCGCAGGGCAGAGCGTTGCCGCCATGGACAAGGCTCTGGCAGAGGTGGAAAAGGCCGCCGAGCTTGCAAAACAGTCCGGCGAAGCCTTGCAGGGAATTGTGACCAAGGTCGAGGAATCGGCAGATCAGGTGAGCGCCATTGCCACGGCCAGCGAGCAGCAGTCCGCCACCAGCGACGAGATCAACCAGTCCATTGTCAGCGTCAACGAGATGTCCAGCCAGACCGCGCAGGCCATGGGCGAAGCTTCCCGGGCCGTGAGCGAGCTTGCCCGCCAGGCCGAGCGCATGAGTGAACTTATCAGCGAGATGAAGCGCGGCTAG
- the lysS gene encoding lysine--tRNA ligase, producing MLESFAAREGLNEVVKNRVVKSCDLLDAGVPLFPNDFRKEHDVAWVLDKFGALEGESLDSQEDVFAIAGRIVSLRSFGKVAFFHIMDQSGRIQCYASREHMDEENYTVVKKLDVGDIVGVSGHLFRTKTGELTIACRKIKLITRSMRPLPEKYHGLTDMETRYRQRYVDLIVTPRAREIFFKRSLIVREFRRFMEDHGFMEVETPMMQPLAGGAAAKPFKTHHNALDLPLFLRIAPELYLKRLLVGGFEKVFELNRNFRNEGIDTRHNPEFTMCEFYWAYATFEDLMDFTEQLFAHLAMTACGTTVVPYQGEMIDLTPGKWTRLSFYDSLTQVGGHSPEFYNDYGKVKAYIRSRGEKAADSESLQKLHAKLFDLDVEGKLIQPHFIYHYPTEISPLSRRNDEHPELTDRFELFITGRELSNAFSELNDPVDQRLRFEDQVREREAGDDEAHSMDQDYLRALEYGMPPAAGQGVGIDRLVMLLTDCASIREVILFPLLRPEV from the coding sequence ATGCTGGAAAGTTTCGCCGCGCGCGAAGGCCTCAACGAAGTTGTCAAAAACAGAGTTGTCAAATCGTGCGACCTTTTGGATGCGGGCGTACCGCTTTTCCCCAACGACTTCCGCAAGGAACACGACGTTGCCTGGGTGCTGGACAAATTCGGCGCTCTTGAAGGCGAATCCCTGGACAGCCAGGAAGACGTGTTTGCCATTGCGGGCCGCATAGTTTCCCTGCGCTCGTTCGGCAAGGTGGCCTTCTTCCATATTATGGACCAGAGTGGCCGCATCCAGTGTTACGCCTCGCGCGAACACATGGATGAAGAGAACTACACAGTGGTCAAAAAGCTCGACGTGGGCGACATCGTGGGCGTTTCCGGCCACCTGTTCCGCACCAAGACGGGCGAACTCACCATTGCCTGCCGCAAAATCAAGCTCATCACGCGCTCCATGCGTCCCCTGCCGGAAAAATATCACGGCCTCACAGACATGGAAACGCGCTACCGCCAGCGTTACGTTGACCTTATCGTCACGCCGCGCGCGCGAGAGATTTTCTTCAAACGCAGCCTGATTGTGCGCGAATTCCGCCGCTTTATGGAAGACCACGGCTTTATGGAAGTGGAAACTCCCATGATGCAGCCGCTGGCTGGCGGCGCTGCGGCCAAGCCTTTCAAAACGCACCACAATGCCCTTGATCTGCCCCTGTTTTTGCGTATTGCGCCTGAACTCTACCTCAAACGGCTGCTGGTGGGCGGATTTGAAAAGGTCTTTGAGCTGAACCGCAACTTCCGCAACGAAGGCATAGACACGCGCCATAATCCGGAATTCACCATGTGCGAATTCTACTGGGCCTATGCCACGTTTGAAGACCTCATGGACTTTACGGAACAGCTTTTTGCCCATCTTGCCATGACGGCCTGCGGCACAACAGTTGTGCCCTATCAGGGCGAAATGATCGACCTCACGCCCGGCAAGTGGACGCGCCTCAGCTTCTACGATTCGCTCACCCAGGTCGGTGGGCATTCGCCGGAATTCTACAACGATTACGGCAAGGTCAAGGCCTACATCCGTTCACGCGGGGAAAAGGCCGCCGACAGCGAAAGCCTGCAAAAGCTGCATGCCAAACTTTTTGATCTTGATGTGGAAGGCAAGCTCATTCAGCCCCACTTCATCTATCATTACCCAACGGAAATCTCGCCGCTTTCACGCCGCAATGACGAGCATCCGGAACTGACGGACCGCTTTGAGCTGTTCATCACCGGGCGCGAGCTTTCCAACGCATTTTCCGAGCTCAATGATCCTGTGGATCAGCGCCTGCGCTTTGAAGATCAGGTGCGCGAACGCGAAGCGGGCGATGACGAGGCCCACAGCATGGATCAGGATTATCTGCGCGCCCTTGAATACGGCATGCCTCCGGCTGCAGGGCAGGGCGTGGGCATTGACCGCCTCGTGATGCTGCTTACCGACTGCGCCTCAATCCGCGAAGTTATTCTCTTCCCCTTGCTGCGCCCGGAAGTGTAG
- a CDS encoding tetratricopeptide repeat protein: protein MSNQLDYEINKELGECYLFMGDFDKAEEYYRKAAGSNSQSAAPFLGLATVAVQRSDLDKALILYQKAASVEETDKALCGIGLVYMEKGDHQQAFDYFAAALKKSRENIVALNCLVRESYQLGCVENALPYLEDTLSSGVEAEAVRVTLAGCMIYLGRAEEARQHLEAVLGANPTNINAKELFDTMAA from the coding sequence ATGAGCAATCAACTGGATTACGAAATCAATAAGGAATTGGGCGAGTGCTACCTTTTCATGGGTGACTTTGACAAGGCCGAGGAATACTACCGCAAGGCCGCAGGCAGCAACTCCCAGAGCGCGGCCCCCTTCCTGGGACTGGCCACCGTGGCCGTGCAGCGCTCTGATCTGGACAAGGCTCTGATTCTGTACCAGAAGGCCGCTTCTGTGGAAGAAACCGACAAGGCGCTGTGCGGCATTGGCCTTGTGTACATGGAAAAGGGCGACCACCAGCAGGCCTTTGACTACTTTGCAGCCGCCCTGAAGAAATCCAGGGAAAACATTGTGGCTCTCAACTGCCTGGTGCGCGAATCTTATCAGCTTGGCTGCGTTGAAAACGCGCTGCCCTACCTGGAAGACACCCTGAGCTCCGGCGTGGAAGCCGAAGCCGTTCGCGTCACTCTGGCTGGCTGCATGATCTACCTTGGCCGCGCCGAAGAAGCCCGGCAGCACCTTGAAGCGGTGTTGGGCGCCAACCCCACCAACATCAATGCCAAGGAACTTTTCGACACCATGGCTGCCTAG
- the hisC gene encoding histidinol-phosphate transaminase — MSEISVRQEIMALKAYVPGLSIAEIQDKYNLPQVIKMASNENPLGMPPLAREAVERHAAGAFRYPQGGNPRLAKALGQRHGVDEHRVVVGNGSDEIIDLLIRILAIPGAHNIVCFNPCFSIYPIQGRICGVEIRRQPLEEDFSFNFAALLELVDANTRIVFVTTPDNPSGFCPPRAAVEALARDLAQKAPDCLLVVDEAYVDFAEDEKAASLLASGIMPHNTAFMRTFSKSFGLAGMRVGYGILPDHLADFVWRARLPFSVNILAEEAALAALADDTFYNATQDAVRTGRKELFTGLTALGCKVWPSEANFLMFGMPEGAPTAAECFETLLARGIIIRPLKSYSLPDLLRVSIGNQQENLAFLSAMADIIARKGEKA; from the coding sequence ATGTCCGAGATCAGTGTGCGCCAGGAAATTATGGCCCTCAAGGCCTATGTTCCCGGTCTTTCCATTGCCGAAATCCAGGATAAGTACAACCTGCCCCAGGTTATCAAGATGGCCAGCAACGAAAACCCGCTGGGCATGCCCCCTCTGGCCCGCGAAGCTGTGGAACGCCACGCCGCCGGGGCCTTCCGCTATCCGCAGGGCGGCAATCCGCGACTGGCAAAGGCGCTGGGCCAGCGACACGGCGTTGACGAGCACCGTGTGGTTGTGGGCAATGGTTCGGACGAAATCATTGACCTGCTTATCCGCATTCTGGCGATACCCGGCGCGCACAACATTGTGTGCTTCAACCCCTGTTTCAGCATTTACCCCATTCAGGGGCGTATTTGCGGCGTAGAAATCCGGCGGCAGCCTCTTGAGGAAGACTTTTCCTTCAACTTTGCCGCCCTGCTGGAACTGGTGGACGCCAACACGCGCATTGTTTTTGTGACCACGCCCGACAATCCCTCGGGCTTTTGCCCCCCGCGTGCTGCCGTGGAGGCCCTTGCGCGCGATCTGGCGCAGAAGGCCCCCGACTGCCTGCTGGTGGTGGACGAAGCCTACGTGGATTTTGCCGAGGATGAAAAAGCCGCATCCCTGCTGGCGAGCGGCATCATGCCCCATAACACGGCCTTCATGCGTACGTTTTCCAAAAGCTTCGGGCTTGCGGGCATGCGGGTGGGCTACGGTATTTTGCCTGACCACCTGGCGGATTTTGTCTGGCGCGCGCGCCTGCCCTTCTCTGTCAACATTCTGGCAGAAGAAGCGGCTCTGGCGGCACTGGCCGATGATACTTTTTACAACGCCACGCAGGATGCCGTGCGCACAGGCCGTAAAGAACTGTTTACGGGCCTGACCGCTCTGGGCTGCAAAGTGTGGCCAAGCGAAGCGAACTTTTTGATGTTCGGCATGCCCGAGGGCGCGCCCACCGCTGCCGAATGCTTTGAAACCCTGCTCGCGCGCGGCATCATCATCCGCCCGCTCAAGAGCTACAGTTTGCCGGATCTGCTGCGCGTCAGCATTGGCAACCAGCAGGAAAACCTCGCATTCCTTTCCGCCATGGCAGATATTATTGCCCGCAAAGGGGAAAAGGCATGA